A portion of the Cryptomeria japonica chromosome 5, Sugi_1.0, whole genome shotgun sequence genome contains these proteins:
- the LOC131035656 gene encoding bifunctional phosphatase IMPL2, chloroplastic-like: protein MDKNDLSPLTIADRVAEKAMCSIFSEHFSTHAIYGAEIEWTCNGDNAKYIWVLDLIDGSKSFITGKPLFGTLIALVHKRIPILGIIDQPILHGRGIGKSLFELGILDELSISKQEGEVSPLIALAHSDVDDMLATTTSIEWNLIVNACTA from the coding sequence ATGGACAAGAATGACTTAAGCCCTCTTACAATAGCAGATCGTGTTGCTGAAAAAGCCATGTGTTCTATTTTTTCTGAACACTTCTCGACACATGCAATATATGGGGCGGAGATTGAATGGACTTGCAATGGAGACAATGCAAAATATATTTGGGTTTTAGATCTCATCGATGGCTCAAAAAGCTTTATCACAGGGAAGCCTTTATTTGGGACACTTATAGCTCTTGTTCACAAAAGAATTCCGATTCTTGGAATTATTGATCAGCCCATTTTACATGGAAGAGGGATTGGGAAGAGCTTATTCGAGCTAGGTATTTTGGATGAATTATCTATATCTAAACAAGAAGGTGAAGTTTCGCCTCTAATTGCACTAGCTCATTCTGATGTTGATGATATGCTTGCCACAACAACTAGCATAGAGTGGAATCTAATAGTCAATGCTTGTACTGCCTAG
- the LOC131035645 gene encoding AAA-ATPase At3g28610-like — protein MNLDHIKRGKEFYSQIGRSWKRAYLLHGPPGTGKSSLVPARNDLYDLELTQVKNNEDIDFSLHLTDRVSRLSANDEEEKSSSKVTLSGFLNFIDGLWSCCGEERIIVFTTNHKDMLDPALLRCGRMDMHILLSFCTFPAFKSLAFNYLEIEDHPLFSIVEEKMGCGAEMTPSDFIEVLINKMDDPDEASADLMSVLDGKKSIVIPDLERAQFVAHGVIKSFNDVYGKIVVLIARRRLESL, from the exons ATGAATCTTGACCATATTAAGCGAGGAAAGGAATTTTACAGCCAGATTGGGCGTTCGTGGAAGCGAGCCTACCTTCTTCACGGCCCACCTGGAACGGGGAAATCAAGCCTTGTGCCCGCTAGGAATGATTTGTACGACCTCGAGCTCACTCAGGTGAAGAACAATGAAGACATCGATTTCTCACTGCATCTAACTGACAGGGTTTCGAGGCTTTCTGCCAAcgatgaagaggagaagagtagCAGCAAAGTTACTCTGTCTGGTTTTCTCAATTTCATAGACGGATTGTGGTCTTGCTGCGGAGAGGAGCGTATTATTGTGTTTACGACAAACCACAAGGATATGCTTGATCCAGCCCTGCTCAGGTGTGGGAGGATGGACATGCACATTCTGCTCTCTTTCTGCACTTTTCCTGCATTTAAATCTCTTGCTTTCAATTATTTGGAGATAGAGGATCACCCGCTCTTTTCCATCGTGGAAGAGAAGATGGGATGCGGGGCTGAGATGACTCCTTCAGATTTTATAGAAGTTCTGATCAATAAAATGGACGACCCAGATGAAGCTTCGGCTGATTTGATGTCTGTGCTGGATGGAAAGAAAAGC ATTGTAATTCCAGACCTCGAGCGTGCGCAATTTGTTGCGCATGGTGTAATTAAAAGTTTTAACGACGTGTACGGTAAAATTGTCGTTTTGATAGCGAGACGGCGCTTAGAGTCTCTATAA
- the LOC131035631 gene encoding AAA-ATPase At4g25835-like yields MRIFDCVNICCCVSLPEFKGKHGWNMNELYTDAEGYVKTLESASEARNLTAYRGINARELGISPDTEQLIHDSFRGVRMCWTQHTIQKMVDKETVEIQAYTLKMNKLDQNLLKAYSNHVSEKAAEHKLGKRELKLYTNSGVCAIRGQGWNSMPFKHPSTFHTLALDPSIKKTIINDLDRFKAGKDIYRQIGRAWKRGYLLHGPPGTGKSSLIDIYDLELTKVSHNQELRALLTQTSEKAIIVIQDIDCSLDLTDRERKEKATESKLRSQLTLSGLLNFTDGLWSCCGEERIIIFTTNHPEHLDPALLRCGRMGVHIELSYCNFAVFKILAFNYLRIEVHELYPLVEDKIASGAEMTPAEIIEILMSKVDTPDEAMTNVVSALDAKIKKKQDHRQSQSSQTEKEEKCITKEEINPENDAVEDF; encoded by the coding sequence ATGCGTATTTTTGACTGCGTAAATATATGTTGCTGCGTGAGCCTCCCAGAATTCAAAGGAAAGCACGGATGGAACATGAACGAGCTGTACACGGACGCGGAAGGGTACGTGAAAACTCTGGAAAGCGCCTCGGAAGCTCGCAATCTAACGGCGTATCGAGGCATAAATGCGAGAGAGTTGGGCATCTCTCCCGACACAGAACAACTCATCCACGACTCATTCCGCGGAGTTAGAATGTGCTGGACCCAACACACCATACAGAAAATGGTGGACAAAGAAACCGTTGAAATACAGGCCTATACTCTCAAAATGAACAAACTAGACCAGAACCTCCTCAAGGCCTATTCGAACCACGTATCCGAAAAGGCGGCGGAGCATAAACTGGGCAAAAGGGAACTCAAATTATATACCAACAGTGGAGTTTGCGCCATTCGTGGACAAGGATGGAATAGCATGCCTTTCAAGCACCCATCTACTTTTCATACGCTTGCACTCGATCCATCCATAAAGAAAACAATTATCAATGATCTTGATCGATTTAAGGCCGGAAAAGATATCTACAGACAGATCGGTCGCGCCTGGAAACGCGGTTACCTTCTTCATGGCCCTCCCGGAACGGGAAAGTCCAGCTTAATTGACATCTATGATCTTGAACTCACTAAAGTCTCTCATAACCAGGAGCTCCGTGCCCTTCTTACTCAGACCAGTGAAAAGGCCATCATTGTTATCCAGGATATTGACTGCTCGCTTGATCTTACGGATAGAGAGCGCAAAGAGAAGGCCACAGAAAGCAAGCTGCGAAGTCAACTTACCCTTTCTGGTTTGCTCAATTTTACGGATGGATTGTGGTCTTGCTGCGGTGAGGAGCGTATTATTATCTTTACTACTAACCACCCTGAACATCTCGATCCCGCTCTTCTTAGATGTGGGAGAATGGGTGTCCACATTGAACTCTCTTACTGCAACTTCGCTGTTTTTAAAATTCTCGCTTTCAATTATTTGAGAATTGAAGTTCACGAACTTTATCCTTTGGTGGAGGACAAGATCGCTTCCGGGGCCGAGATGACTCCCGCTGAAATTATAGAAATTCTGATGAGTAAAGTGGACACTCCTGACGAAGCAATGACCAATGTGGTTAGTGCTCTGGATGCCAAAATTAAGAAAAAACAGGATCATCGTCAGTCCCAATCTTCCCAAAcggagaaggaagaaaaatgcaTCACGAAGGAAGAGATAAATCCTGAAAATGACGCCGTGGAAGACTTTTAA